The following are encoded together in the Anaerostipes caccae L1-92 genome:
- a CDS encoding leucine-rich repeat protein — translation MNLRTTKFWKRFTVCLIAAMLLAGNLSVAIRVQAGEKTEVQLLEKTFKNNVAVQGDLLDQSGKPSGVKWDFDAASGKLTISGKGVPCGFKSEFDGGPVAPWYTYKENIKKIEINSGVEPESMAYWFYGCKNLEESPELPDSVKNMECTFYGCEKLENAPEFPVHLENADGMFRFCTNLKITHKIPASAKKLSALYYNCENLELPKDFQLPKGVEDLQLMFTGCYKLRHLPDGFRIPDHVKYLDGMFWNCIGLKYVPDLPGDAASAEWMFAGCALENLPDDFQLPKGIKNVNGLFIGNDLLKKLPNTFTIPDGVEDAAEMFSGCDSLTKLPKGFHIPASVKKTDNMFKVASGSQKMLLPYKNESLKKYAGWGADGRTVIQYCTVEFKDVNGIEIESVDVNCGESIQTVQIPKAPKGCHWEIPDSLTTISGDISIMAKKEEYTVKFQDWDGRRIDEQKVKYEEAAKEPKAPVRPGYTFTGWDKSFDKITRDITVTAVYKKNPEKTDPIPHVPGVKRPKKKLPLTKAVKSGRLIKVRWKKKKGAKGYVIYYSTKKKGKYKKIAAVGKGLNTKVILKSGKKYYFKARPYTKTKKGKKKYKKYIKARKKELNKAVQVTYKNVSGYEKYEIWMKVGKKKYKKVKSFYHGGTLIYTKQKAKTGKKYKFLLKASDIKNGSNARVIK, via the coding sequence ATGAATTTAAGAACAACAAAATTCTGGAAACGATTTACAGTGTGCCTTATAGCAGCTATGCTGCTGGCAGGCAATCTGTCAGTTGCAATCAGAGTACAGGCGGGAGAAAAGACAGAAGTTCAGCTGCTTGAAAAGACTTTTAAAAATAATGTAGCAGTACAAGGAGATCTGTTAGACCAATCTGGAAAACCAAGCGGAGTTAAATGGGATTTTGATGCTGCCAGCGGAAAGCTTACGATATCAGGTAAAGGCGTACCGTGTGGTTTCAAGTCAGAATTTGATGGAGGGCCGGTTGCTCCCTGGTATACATATAAGGAAAATATTAAGAAGATTGAAATCAACAGTGGGGTTGAACCAGAATCCATGGCATATTGGTTCTATGGATGCAAGAATCTTGAAGAATCGCCGGAATTACCGGACAGCGTGAAAAACATGGAATGTACATTCTATGGATGTGAGAAATTAGAGAACGCACCGGAATTTCCTGTCCATTTAGAGAACGCAGACGGCATGTTCAGATTTTGTACTAACCTTAAGATCACACATAAAATTCCAGCAAGTGCAAAAAAATTATCGGCACTGTATTATAATTGTGAAAACCTGGAACTTCCAAAAGATTTTCAACTTCCAAAAGGGGTAGAAGATCTGCAATTAATGTTTACGGGCTGTTATAAGCTCAGACATCTTCCGGATGGATTTCGGATTCCGGATCATGTCAAATACTTAGATGGTATGTTTTGGAACTGTATAGGGCTGAAGTATGTACCGGATTTGCCTGGAGATGCTGCGAGTGCAGAGTGGATGTTTGCCGGATGTGCACTGGAGAATCTTCCGGATGACTTTCAGCTTCCAAAAGGGATTAAAAATGTGAATGGCCTGTTCATTGGAAATGATCTGCTGAAAAAACTGCCGAATACATTTACAATCCCGGATGGGGTAGAGGATGCTGCTGAAATGTTCAGCGGTTGTGACAGCCTTACGAAACTGCCCAAAGGCTTTCATATTCCGGCAAGCGTTAAAAAAACAGACAATATGTTTAAAGTTGCATCCGGCTCTCAGAAAATGCTCTTACCGTACAAGAATGAGTCTTTGAAAAAATATGCAGGATGGGGAGCAGACGGAAGAACAGTGATACAATATTGTACGGTAGAATTTAAAGATGTAAATGGAATAGAGATCGAATCTGTCGACGTAAATTGTGGAGAATCTATTCAAACTGTTCAAATACCCAAAGCGCCGAAAGGATGTCACTGGGAAATCCCCGATTCTTTAACAACCATATCAGGGGATATTTCCATAATGGCAAAAAAAGAAGAGTACACAGTAAAATTCCAGGATTGGGATGGGAGACGGATAGATGAGCAAAAAGTAAAATATGAGGAAGCGGCAAAGGAACCAAAAGCACCGGTAAGGCCAGGATATACATTTACAGGCTGGGATAAAAGTTTCGATAAGATCACACGGGATATAACCGTTACTGCCGTGTACAAAAAGAATCCGGAAAAGACTGATCCGATTCCACATGTTCCGGGGGTAAAAAGGCCAAAGAAAAAACTGCCGTTAACAAAAGCTGTAAAATCCGGGCGTCTGATCAAAGTCAGGTGGAAGAAGAAAAAAGGTGCGAAAGGTTATGTCATCTACTATAGTACTAAGAAAAAAGGAAAATACAAAAAGATTGCTGCTGTAGGCAAAGGATTGAATACAAAAGTAATCCTTAAATCCGGAAAAAAATATTATTTTAAAGCCAGACCATATACCAAAACAAAAAAAGGAAAAAAGAAATACAAGAAATATATCAAAGCAAGGAAAAAAGAATTAAATAAAGCAGTACAGGTAACCTACAAAAATGTTTCAGGTTACGAAAAATATGAAATCTGGATGAAAGTAGGAAAGAAAAAATATAAGAAAGTTAAGAGTTTTTATCATGGAGGAACGCTTATATACACAAAGCAAAAAGCAAAGACAGGAAAGAAATATAAATTCCTGCTAAAAGCGAGCGATATAAAAAATGGGAGTAATGCCAGAGTGATAAAATAA
- a CDS encoding ABC transporter ATP-binding protein — MITIDHITKKFGQDKVAVKDAVWTIPDGAITGFIGPNGAGKTTTFKMVTSVLKPDAGKILINGMDIVKQPVKAKEQFGFVSDTPDNFLRLKGIEYLNFMGDIYEVPVRERTRFITTYANRFGIEQVLGDKILSYSHGMRQKKMIMVALIHSPSVWILDEPMTGLDPQASFELKKMMREHADSGKSVLFSTHVLEVAEKLCDQVVMICKGKIQFQGTLDQLESKFPEDTDLETIFMEMTWQ, encoded by the coding sequence ATGATTACGATTGATCATATTACAAAGAAATTTGGTCAGGACAAGGTGGCTGTAAAGGACGCCGTATGGACCATACCGGATGGGGCGATTACAGGATTTATAGGACCAAACGGAGCAGGGAAGACGACAACATTTAAAATGGTCACGAGTGTATTGAAACCGGATGCGGGAAAGATCCTTATCAACGGTATGGATATTGTGAAGCAGCCTGTGAAAGCCAAAGAGCAGTTTGGATTTGTATCTGACACACCAGATAATTTCCTGCGTCTGAAAGGGATTGAGTACCTGAATTTTATGGGGGATATCTATGAGGTTCCGGTCAGGGAAAGGACCCGGTTCATCACCACATATGCAAACCGCTTCGGTATCGAACAGGTTTTAGGTGATAAGATTCTCAGCTACTCCCATGGAATGAGACAGAAGAAGATGATCATGGTCGCCCTGATCCACAGTCCGTCGGTCTGGATTCTTGATGAGCCCATGACCGGTCTGGATCCTCAGGCTTCCTTTGAACTGAAGAAAATGATGAGAGAACACGCAGACAGTGGAAAATCAGTGTTGTTCTCCACTCATGTTTTGGAGGTTGCAGAGAAATTGTGTGATCAGGTTGTGATGATCTGTAAGGGTAAGATTCAATTCCAGGGAACCTTGGATCAGTTAGAATCAAAGTTTCCAGAAGACACGGATCTGGAAACGATTTTCATGGAGATGACCTGGCAATGA